One stretch of Ascaphus truei isolate aAscTru1 unplaced genomic scaffold, aAscTru1.hap1 HAP1_SCAFFOLD_1044, whole genome shotgun sequence DNA includes these proteins:
- the LOC142474993 gene encoding ER lumen protein-retaining receptor 3-like: protein MIILLMKMWKTKSCAGWPPTPLAHTQVIFLLCAYVTVYLIYGKFRKSNDGENDTFRLEFLLVPVIGLSFLENYEFTPLEIMWTFSIYLESVAILPQLFMISKTGEAESITTHYLFFLGLYRLLYLANWIWRYHTESFYDQIAVVSGVVQTIFYCDFFYLYATKVLRGKKLSLPMPV from the exons ATGATCATTCTGCTGATGAAAATGTGGAAGACCAAGTCCTGTGCTG GATGGCCACCAACACCTCTCGCCCACACCCAGGTCATTTTCTTGCTCTGCGCATATGTCACGGTTTATCTAATCTATGGGAAGTTCCGCAAGTCCAACGATGGAGAAAATGACACCTTCCGACTGGAGTTCCTCCTGGTGCCAGTTATAGGACTGTCCTTTCTGGAAAACTATGAATTTACACCCCTGGAG atcatGTGGACTTTCTCCATTTATCTGGAGTCGGTGGCCATCCTGCCGCAACTCTTCATGATCAGCAAGACGGGGGAAGCCGAGTCCATCACCACTCACTACCTCTTCTTCTTGGGCCTCTACCGCCTGCTCTATCTGGCCAACTGGATCTGGCGCTACCACACCGAGAGCTTCTATGACCAGATTGCCGTGGTGTCTGGCGTGGTGCAAACCATCTTCTACTGCGACTTCTTCTACCTCTACGCCACCAAGG TTCTCCGCGGGAAGAAGCTGAGCCTCCCAATGCCAGTGTAA